The following are from one region of the Mesorhizobium sp. B4-1-4 genome:
- a CDS encoding HD domain-containing protein, with translation MSMLFRAAKIAEEAHKAQTDKTGRPYIEHCRRVADAVETLDQKIIAYLHDVLEKGEGWTPHHLEEAGFSPAIVSAVDALTKRDGEDDAAFVRRAASNRLALPVKRADLNDNLWQVRQTGGSTAKYEEGLRILSEEFATRPGV, from the coding sequence ATGAGCATGCTTTTTCGAGCGGCGAAAATCGCCGAGGAAGCGCACAAGGCGCAGACCGACAAGACCGGGCGGCCGTATATCGAACATTGCAGGCGCGTTGCGGATGCGGTCGAAACGCTCGATCAGAAGATCATCGCGTACCTACACGATGTCCTGGAAAAGGGCGAAGGCTGGACACCGCACCACCTGGAGGAGGCAGGCTTTAGTCCTGCGATTGTTTCGGCCGTCGACGCATTGACGAAACGGGATGGCGAGGACGACGCCGCTTTCGTGCGCAGGGCCGCGTCGAACAGATTGGCATTGCCGGTCAAACGGGCGGACCTCAACGACAATCTATGGCAGGTCCGCCAAACGGGCGGCTCGACCGCCAAATACGAGGAAGGTCTGCGCATTCTCTCCGAAGAATTCGCCACGCGACCCGGCGTTTGA
- a CDS encoding ferritin-like domain-containing protein codes for MATAKRATKAETKGLETLFLDGLKDIYYAEKKILKALPKMAKGAEAEEVAAAFEKHRTETEGQVDRLEQIFDLLDKPARGKTCPAIDGILEEGAEILEDYGGAPALDAGLVGAAQAVEHYEIARYGTLIAWAEQLGKKDIVQLLNQTLEEEVATDEALTELGEGGVNERALQQAA; via the coding sequence ATGGCGACTGCCAAGAGAGCGACGAAAGCGGAAACGAAAGGGCTTGAGACACTGTTCCTCGATGGCCTCAAGGACATCTACTACGCCGAAAAGAAAATACTGAAAGCGCTGCCGAAAATGGCCAAGGGCGCCGAGGCCGAAGAGGTGGCGGCCGCGTTCGAAAAGCACCGGACGGAAACCGAGGGCCAGGTCGATCGTCTCGAGCAGATATTCGACCTCCTCGACAAGCCGGCGCGGGGCAAGACATGCCCGGCCATTGACGGCATTCTCGAGGAGGGGGCGGAGATCCTCGAGGATTATGGCGGCGCTCCGGCGCTTGACGCCGGCCTCGTGGGCGCCGCACAGGCCGTGGAGCACTATGAGATCGCCCGCTATGGCACGCTGATCGCCTGGGCCGAGCAGCTCGGCAAGAAGGATATCGTCCAGCTCCTCAACCAGACGTTGGAAGAGGAGGTGGCGACCGACGAAGCCTTGACCGAACTTGGCGAGGGCGGCGTCAATGAGCGTGCGTTGCAGCAAGCCGCGTGA
- a CDS encoding flavodoxin family protein — translation MSLTAFALNCTLKNSGDTEKSSTDRLLGDLLAAMVPHGVEGEIVRALDHDIKPGVLSDMGKDDDWPKLRKKIIDADIFILGLPIWLGQPSSVAKRVLERMDAFLSETDNRSRMPAAGKVALVAIVGNEDGAHACHAVCFQALNDVGFTVPANGGIYWVGEAMGDINYVDLPGTPEAVVEMIEMAASNAAHLAKLLKAENYPGVAG, via the coding sequence ATGTCACTTACCGCCTTTGCTCTCAACTGCACTTTGAAAAACTCTGGCGACACCGAGAAATCATCGACCGACCGGTTACTGGGGGATTTGCTGGCGGCGATGGTACCGCACGGCGTGGAGGGCGAGATCGTCCGCGCGCTCGATCATGACATCAAGCCGGGTGTGCTGTCGGACATGGGCAAGGATGACGACTGGCCAAAACTACGCAAGAAGATCATCGACGCCGATATCTTCATTCTTGGCCTGCCGATTTGGCTCGGCCAGCCGTCGAGCGTCGCCAAGCGCGTTCTCGAACGCATGGACGCATTTCTGTCCGAGACCGACAACAGAAGCCGGATGCCGGCAGCCGGCAAGGTGGCGCTGGTTGCGATCGTCGGCAACGAGGATGGCGCACATGCTTGCCATGCTGTTTGTTTCCAGGCGCTGAACGATGTCGGTTTCACGGTCCCCGCCAATGGCGGCATCTATTGGGTTGGTGAAGCGATGGGCGACATCAACTATGTCGACCTGCCGGGCACGCCGGAGGCCGTCGTCGAGATGATCGAGATGGCCGCGTCGAACGCGGCCCATCTGGCCAAGCTGCTCAAGGCCGAAAATTATCCGGGAGTGGCGGGCTGA
- a CDS encoding cytochrome C oxidase subunit IV family protein: MGELRKLSFAYGGLLTLLGLTVGSSFLDLGGFNSAINLAIAAAKTAVIALLFMHLTSKGLPRLVVAAVGLWLVILFGLTLVGQ; the protein is encoded by the coding sequence ATGGGCGAACTACGAAAACTTTCCTTCGCTTATGGCGGACTTCTGACCCTGCTGGGACTGACCGTCGGTTCGTCCTTTCTCGATCTCGGCGGGTTCAATTCTGCTATCAACCTCGCGATAGCAGCCGCCAAGACAGCGGTGATCGCGCTGCTGTTCATGCATTTGACAAGCAAAGGTCTTCCGAGGCTCGTCGTCGCGGCTGTCGGGCTGTGGCTGGTAATTCTGTTCGGGCTGACTTTGGTCGGGCAATAG
- a CDS encoding cytochrome c oxidase subunit 3: MSSQTQSIAFDNASREKAADTLAMWLFIGSEAMLFGAIFLVFLIAHINYGAPFAAASKRLSLPLGTLNTAILITSSFTMALAHMYSAGGRWRAAIWSLAATSLLGLGFLAVKAVEYSKEFSEGLAPVLGAPFSYNGPDPVHAEFFFGLYFAMTFLHALHLIAGILAIAGVLALWSHANPAGRARRIQAVGLYWHFVDIVWVFLFPILYLINRG, encoded by the coding sequence GTGAGTAGTCAGACGCAGAGCATCGCCTTCGACAATGCATCTCGCGAGAAGGCAGCCGACACCTTGGCCATGTGGCTGTTCATCGGCTCCGAGGCGATGCTCTTCGGTGCCATTTTCCTGGTTTTTCTCATCGCGCATATAAATTATGGCGCCCCCTTCGCTGCGGCGTCCAAACGTCTGTCATTGCCGCTTGGCACGTTGAACACAGCCATATTGATCACCAGCAGCTTTACCATGGCGTTGGCGCATATGTATTCGGCGGGCGGTCGCTGGCGTGCGGCAATCTGGTCGCTGGCGGCGACCTCTCTGCTCGGACTTGGTTTCCTGGCCGTCAAGGCGGTCGAATACAGCAAGGAGTTCAGCGAGGGGCTGGCGCCCGTTCTCGGCGCGCCGTTCAGCTATAACGGACCGGATCCCGTTCACGCCGAATTCTTCTTCGGCCTCTATTTTGCGATGACCTTCCTGCATGCCCTGCATCTGATTGCGGGCATTCTCGCTATCGCCGGGGTGCTTGCGTTGTGGTCTCATGCCAATCCAGCCGGCAGGGCTCGCCGGATCCAAGCCGTCGGTCTTTACTGGCATTTCGTCGACATCGTCTGGGTCTTCCTGTTTCCGATCCTCTATCTGATCAACCGGGGATGA